A single region of the Oceanimonas doudoroffii genome encodes:
- a CDS encoding SlyX family protein, which yields MNDELLQRLEQLETRLAFQDDTIEQLNQEIAAQGGEIARFKLQLSLLSKKFKEIQPGQVASQAEETPPPHY from the coding sequence ATGAATGACGAACTGCTGCAGCGGCTGGAACAACTGGAAACACGGCTGGCCTTTCAGGACGACACCATAGAGCAGCTCAACCAGGAGATCGCCGCTCAGGGCGGCGAAATCGCCCGCTTCAAGCTGCAGCTCAGCCTGCTGAGCAAAAAATTCAAGGAAATTCAGCCCGGCCAGGTGGCCAGCCAGGCCGAAGAAACCCCACCGCCCCATTACTGA
- a CDS encoding CehA/McbA family metallohydrolase, whose amino-acid sequence MLNFSGELTFGHEVVEIRVPDGASAIRIVGTTVKKGFLHTYLYDPSRRLRGNILWLKPRKELVITAEAASLGAIAGPIEAGIWQLHLYNLEGEHRTPKPMQYQVEVDFDGVPAPLPLNTVANLTTEHGIAFDYSAVKKAGAGWYRGDLHAHTSLSDGHNRLEAVADIAARQQLDFLFLTEHNMCQPLLPDMDEVLFLPAIEVTTALGHFNVHGPQRTLNMYHASCNSEAMIEQGMALAGEQQGSTSINHPMMKPWHWHYQAMPLARVHTMEICCDPTWSTSPESTEQALQVLSAMWNAGQRIYGVGGSDCHLEPHERNPNATEPSIYGDPSTFVFAHGLSGESILSGLRRGHVYMERRCGLTLSLNQGRVLPGQDVGEQIIDYRLAVQDTQCEYYAECIADGRRIEVYPLTAHGTVFQVDMSRYGWVRVDIRRANGDFEGMINPVYNGQKPEFSAPTLATWGELMEAMQRNGN is encoded by the coding sequence ATGTTGAACTTTTCAGGTGAACTGACGTTTGGTCACGAGGTAGTGGAAATTCGGGTCCCCGACGGGGCGAGCGCCATTCGCATTGTGGGCACCACGGTAAAAAAGGGTTTTCTACACACCTATCTGTATGACCCCAGCCGGCGCCTGCGGGGCAATATACTGTGGCTGAAGCCGCGCAAGGAATTGGTGATCACCGCCGAAGCGGCGTCTCTGGGGGCGATAGCCGGCCCGATTGAAGCCGGAATCTGGCAGCTGCACCTTTACAACCTCGAGGGGGAGCACCGCACTCCCAAGCCGATGCAGTATCAGGTTGAGGTCGATTTTGACGGCGTTCCCGCGCCCTTGCCACTGAACACGGTGGCCAACCTCACCACCGAGCATGGTATTGCCTTTGACTACAGCGCGGTAAAAAAAGCCGGTGCCGGCTGGTATCGCGGTGATCTGCATGCCCACACCAGCCTGTCGGACGGCCATAACCGGCTGGAGGCGGTGGCCGACATTGCCGCCCGGCAGCAACTGGATTTTCTGTTTCTGACCGAGCACAACATGTGTCAGCCCTTGCTGCCCGACATGGACGAGGTGCTGTTTCTGCCGGCCATCGAGGTCACCACGGCCCTGGGCCACTTCAATGTGCACGGACCGCAGCGGACCCTCAACATGTACCATGCGTCCTGCAACAGTGAGGCGATGATCGAGCAGGGGATGGCGTTGGCCGGTGAGCAGCAGGGCAGTACCAGTATCAACCATCCGATGATGAAGCCCTGGCACTGGCACTATCAGGCGATGCCGTTGGCGCGGGTGCATACCATGGAGATCTGCTGTGACCCCACCTGGTCGACCTCGCCGGAGTCCACCGAGCAGGCGCTGCAGGTGTTGAGCGCCATGTGGAATGCCGGGCAGCGTATTTATGGCGTCGGGGGCAGTGATTGCCACCTGGAGCCCCATGAAAGAAACCCCAATGCCACCGAGCCCTCCATTTATGGAGACCCCTCGACCTTTGTGTTTGCTCACGGCCTGAGCGGCGAGAGCATTCTGTCCGGCCTGCGCCGGGGTCATGTGTATATGGAACGCCGCTGCGGGCTGACGCTCAGCCTTAATCAAGGGCGAGTGCTGCCCGGGCAGGATGTGGGTGAGCAGATCATCGATTACCGGCTCGCAGTGCAGGACACGCAGTGTGAATACTACGCCGAATGTATTGCCGATGGCCGACGCATCGAGGTTTATCCACTGACCGCGCACGGGACGGTATTTCAGGTCGACATGAGTCGTTACGGCTGGGTACGGGTGGATATACGCCGTGCCAATGGTGACTTCGAAGGCATGATCAACCCCGTCTACAACGGCCAAAAGCCGGAATTTTCTGCCCCCACCCTGGCGACCTGGGGTGAGCTGATGGAGGCAATGCAGCGCAATGGAAATTAA
- a CDS encoding GIY-YIG nuclease family protein — protein sequence MTHTAPWYLYLLRCRDGSFYGGISLDPERRCHEHNRVRSRASRYVWARRPAVLVWQQPVADQATALKLEYRLKRLPRKQKEQLLAHPEGWQQLLPIAAGTLRAGCVITAE from the coding sequence ATGACCCACACCGCCCCCTGGTATCTCTACCTGCTGCGCTGCCGGGATGGCAGCTTCTATGGCGGCATTAGCCTGGATCCCGAGCGCCGCTGCCATGAACACAACCGAGTGCGCAGCCGCGCGTCCCGTTATGTGTGGGCGCGCCGCCCGGCCGTGCTGGTGTGGCAACAGCCGGTGGCCGACCAGGCCACGGCGCTGAAGCTGGAATACCGACTCAAACGCCTGCCCAGAAAACAAAAGGAGCAGTTGCTGGCTCACCCCGAAGGCTGGCAACAACTGCTCCCCATTGCGGCCGGCACCTTGCGCGCCGGCTGCGTCATTACTGCTGAGTAG
- a CDS encoding ABC transporter ATP-binding protein: MAEVVLRKVEKSYSNGFRAVHGIDLTIAEGEFMVFVGPSGCAKSTTLRMIAGLEEVSGGDIFIGNQRVNALPPKDRGIAMVFQNYALYPHMSAYDNMAFGLKQQKLAGDEIDRRIREAAETLELSQLLDNKPGEMSGGQRQRVALGRAMVRKPDVFLFDEPLSNLDAKLRVSTRVNIARLHKTLKAEGQNATMIYVTHDQVEAMTLGDRICVLNQGRIMQVDTPINLYQRPANKFVAGFIGSPAMNLVTATLERTETGHELVLGHGERLRLPEAKASQVAHLAGRQLWFGLRPEHITLADASGATPNQPNLVNAPITAVESMGNESYLHFSMGEASFVARVPYHSHAGLPGGERKTLCFDLAHCHLFDIDTEQSLLREE, from the coding sequence ATGGCTGAAGTAGTACTCCGTAAGGTGGAAAAATCCTATTCAAATGGATTCAGGGCGGTACATGGCATTGATCTCACCATAGCCGAAGGGGAGTTTATGGTATTCGTTGGCCCTTCGGGCTGTGCCAAGTCGACCACCCTGCGCATGATCGCCGGTCTGGAGGAGGTAAGCGGCGGTGACATCTTTATCGGTAACCAGCGGGTCAATGCCCTGCCGCCCAAGGACAGGGGCATTGCCATGGTGTTTCAGAACTATGCGCTTTACCCGCATATGTCCGCGTATGACAACATGGCTTTTGGCCTCAAGCAGCAGAAACTGGCCGGGGATGAAATTGATCGTCGTATTCGAGAAGCCGCCGAAACCCTGGAGCTCAGCCAGCTGCTCGATAACAAGCCGGGAGAAATGTCCGGGGGCCAGCGTCAGCGCGTCGCCCTGGGACGGGCCATGGTTCGCAAGCCGGATGTGTTTTTGTTTGATGAGCCCCTGTCGAATCTGGATGCCAAATTGCGGGTCTCGACCCGGGTCAATATTGCCCGGTTGCACAAGACCCTGAAGGCCGAAGGGCAGAATGCCACCATGATTTATGTCACCCATGATCAGGTGGAAGCCATGACCCTGGGAGACCGCATCTGCGTCCTGAATCAGGGGCGGATCATGCAGGTCGATACGCCCATCAACCTGTATCAGCGCCCGGCCAACAAGTTTGTCGCCGGGTTTATTGGCTCACCGGCCATGAACCTGGTGACCGCAACCCTGGAGCGGACCGAAACGGGTCATGAGCTGGTGCTCGGTCATGGCGAACGCTTGCGCTTGCCCGAGGCAAAGGCCAGTCAGGTTGCACACCTGGCGGGCCGGCAACTGTGGTTTGGACTGCGGCCGGAGCATATCACCCTGGCAGACGCCTCGGGTGCCACGCCGAATCAGCCCAATCTGGTAAATGCCCCGATTACGGCGGTGGAGTCCATGGGTAACGAAAGCTACCTGCATTTTTCCATGGGCGAGGCGTCGTTTGTGGCGCGGGTGCCCTACCACTCCCATGCGGGGCTTCCCGGTGGCGAGCGAAAGACCCTGTGCTTCGATCTGGCACACTGTCATTTGTTTGATATCGACACCGAGCAGAGCCTGTTGCGGGAGGAATGA
- the fkpA gene encoding FKBP-type peptidyl-prolyl cis-trans isomerase has translation MKKLLQVSLLATAVMAGLSGCNEKQEETAAPAAVELNSFEDKSAYAIGLSMGRYIGSTLEKQQELGVDLNNDIIMQGVKDGFGSDGQMTDEEVQQALMAYDTHINELIEKKTEEEAAATLKKGEDFLKENAQRDGVQVTESGLQYEVLTQGEGDKPAAEDVVTVHYTGTLIDGTQFDSSVERGEPASFPLNQVIPGWTEGVQLMPVGAKYKFYIPSALAYGEAGAGTIPGNAVLIFEVELLEIEKAADAEEAVAAKSEEEATQQ, from the coding sequence ATGAAAAAACTGTTACAGGTCAGCTTGCTGGCGACCGCCGTGATGGCGGGTTTGAGTGGTTGTAATGAGAAGCAGGAGGAGACGGCCGCTCCTGCCGCCGTGGAGCTCAACAGTTTCGAGGACAAGTCCGCCTACGCCATTGGCCTGTCCATGGGCCGCTATATTGGCTCCACCCTGGAAAAACAGCAGGAGCTGGGCGTCGACCTGAATAATGACATTATTATGCAGGGGGTGAAGGACGGGTTTGGCAGCGATGGCCAGATGACCGATGAAGAAGTGCAGCAGGCGCTGATGGCCTACGACACGCACATCAATGAGCTGATCGAGAAAAAGACCGAGGAAGAAGCCGCCGCCACCCTGAAGAAAGGCGAAGACTTCCTCAAGGAAAACGCCCAGCGTGACGGCGTGCAGGTCACCGAGTCCGGCCTGCAGTACGAAGTGCTGACCCAGGGTGAAGGCGACAAGCCCGCGGCGGAAGACGTAGTGACCGTGCACTACACCGGCACCCTGATCGACGGCACCCAGTTCGACAGCTCGGTAGAACGCGGCGAGCCCGCCAGTTTCCCCCTGAACCAGGTGATTCCGGGCTGGACCGAAGGCGTGCAGCTGATGCCGGTGGGCGCCAAATACAAGTTCTACATTCCGTCTGCCCTGGCCTATGGCGAAGCCGGTGCCGGTACCATTCCCGGCAACGCCGTGCTGATCTTTGAAGTGGAACTGCTGGAAATTGAAAAGGCCGCCGACGCCGAAGAGGCCGTGGCCGCCAAGTCGGAAGAAGAGGCTACTCAGCAGTAA
- a CDS encoding carbohydrate ABC transporter permease: MNSQAAAGATMTHIHAGTRHTEIRHAAALRPARRQRVNTARLTPLVRHAFLGLAGLIMVFPFLWMLSGSMKSNDEIFSNPLNLLPESLQWHNFVDTFQGAPFGQYIFNSFFVALMTTLLVIINSAMFAYAITQLKFRSRTLLYVVVMGCYMLPGAVTYIPSYITLARMGLLDSHAGLILSNAASVFGVFYLRQVFLKIHPSLIEAARIDGAGELKILWAIVLPQCRPALATLFLITFITNYNSYMWPSLVITSQELNLIATGIRQYFIAEGNYGMNWSQVMAASTIAVVPLLMIFIVCQKHILSGIADNGVKE, from the coding sequence ATGAACAGTCAAGCAGCAGCGGGTGCGACCATGACGCATATTCACGCCGGTACTCGGCACACCGAAATAAGGCATGCGGCTGCACTCAGGCCGGCGCGCCGGCAGCGGGTGAACACGGCTCGCCTGACGCCACTGGTCAGACACGCCTTTCTCGGGCTGGCTGGCCTTATCATGGTGTTTCCCTTTCTCTGGATGCTGTCGGGCTCAATGAAAAGCAACGACGAGATCTTCAGCAACCCCTTGAACCTGTTGCCCGAAAGCCTTCAGTGGCACAACTTTGTGGATACCTTTCAGGGCGCTCCCTTTGGCCAGTATATTTTCAACAGCTTTTTTGTGGCGCTGATGACCACCCTGCTGGTGATTATCAACTCGGCCATGTTTGCCTATGCCATTACCCAGCTGAAATTCCGTTCTCGCACCCTGTTATATGTGGTGGTCATGGGATGCTATATGCTGCCTGGCGCGGTCACTTATATACCTTCCTATATCACTCTGGCCAGAATGGGGCTGCTCGACAGTCACGCCGGACTTATTTTATCCAATGCCGCCAGTGTGTTCGGGGTATTTTATCTGCGCCAGGTGTTTTTGAAAATTCACCCGTCACTGATTGAAGCGGCACGGATTGACGGGGCCGGCGAGCTGAAAATTCTGTGGGCCATTGTGCTGCCGCAATGCCGGCCGGCCCTGGCCACCCTGTTCTTGATTACCTTTATTACCAATTACAACAGTTACATGTGGCCCAGTCTGGTGATTACCTCTCAGGAGCTGAACCTGATTGCTACCGGCATTCGCCAGTATTTTATTGCGGAAGGAAATTATGGCATGAACTGGTCTCAGGTCATGGCCGCCAGCACCATTGCGGTGGTGCCTTTGCTGATGATTTTTATTGTTTGTCAAAAACACATTCTGTCAGGTATCGCCGATAACGGTGTCAAGGAGTAA
- a CDS encoding WD40 repeat domain-containing protein, with amino-acid sequence MRNPFSVKTRFGQAAAATIVMLLLAGCDRGVPPAGRQSFTDGSLLAADTTADGRHTLIATGNGPVQVWRQGGPAPLFLWHQGQESTPVVLLASSPGGDTAATATDSTVALWSLQNGQNLGFYRLEQPLRALALADAGRALLLGYQNGEAEYVDLTSGRRLTFLGHDDRINSLDLSANGRYALSASHDGEVLLWQTSNAAILARWRHEHSVSLVRLDANGRAAFSADAQGRGELRRLPGGELQARLEVPARGQTFVSARLNVEQNLLATGGTARRLDLWRLSDGAHLNHWRVGLHTQLRPASAMVYSVAFTAPDRLYSVSSAGLGETWTLTDRDHNDE; translated from the coding sequence ATGCGAAACCCCTTCTCGGTAAAAACCCGCTTCGGCCAGGCCGCTGCGGCAACCATTGTCATGCTGCTGCTCGCCGGCTGCGATCGCGGCGTGCCGCCTGCCGGCCGTCAGTCCTTTACCGACGGCTCCCTGCTGGCCGCCGACACCACCGCCGATGGCCGCCACACCCTGATTGCCACCGGTAACGGTCCGGTACAGGTATGGCGCCAGGGCGGCCCCGCACCGCTGTTTCTCTGGCATCAGGGTCAGGAAAGCACGCCGGTGGTGTTGCTGGCCAGCAGCCCCGGCGGCGATACCGCGGCCACCGCCACCGACAGCACGGTGGCGCTGTGGTCGCTGCAAAACGGCCAGAACCTCGGCTTTTACCGGCTGGAGCAGCCCCTGCGTGCACTTGCCCTGGCCGATGCTGGCCGGGCCCTGCTGCTGGGGTACCAGAATGGCGAAGCGGAATATGTCGACCTGACCAGCGGCCGCCGGCTGACCTTTCTCGGGCATGACGATCGTATCAACAGCCTGGATCTGTCTGCCAACGGGCGCTATGCCCTCAGCGCCAGCCACGACGGCGAGGTGCTGCTGTGGCAAACCTCGAACGCCGCCATTCTGGCGCGCTGGCGCCATGAGCACAGCGTGAGCCTGGTGCGCCTCGACGCTAATGGCCGAGCCGCCTTCAGCGCCGACGCCCAGGGCCGCGGCGAGCTGCGTCGCCTGCCCGGCGGCGAGCTGCAGGCGCGCCTGGAAGTGCCCGCCCGGGGCCAGACCTTTGTCAGCGCTCGGCTCAATGTGGAGCAGAACCTGCTGGCCACCGGCGGCACCGCCCGCCGGCTGGATCTGTGGCGGCTCAGCGACGGCGCTCACCTCAACCACTGGCGGGTAGGCCTGCACACACAGCTGAGGCCGGCCAGTGCCATGGTGTATAGTGTCGCCTTTACCGCCCCAGACCGGCTATACAGCGTCAGCTCCGCCGGCCTGGGCGAGACCTGGACGCTCACCGACAGAGACCACAATGATGAATGA
- a CDS encoding SIMPL domain-containing protein, producing the protein MKANGTGQAALLGGLIALGLIWGGSYLKDAVHIWKQADRVVSVKGLAEREVQADLVLWPLSFSVAADSLEGLYDAIDRDRTKIIAFLLLHGFDQSELSFSAPTVQDVWASQYGEQRAPQRYRADAVLLVRSNKVEGVKNTQPAVAGLVSQGVLLTQSYEHKTQYVFTGLNDIKPDMIAEATANAREAARQFADDADAEVGGIRAAQQGYFSITDLDAYTPEIKRVRVVTSVDYLLE; encoded by the coding sequence ATGAAAGCAAACGGAACCGGGCAGGCGGCGCTGCTGGGCGGTTTGATCGCCCTTGGCCTGATATGGGGTGGCAGTTACCTCAAGGACGCGGTGCACATCTGGAAGCAGGCGGATCGGGTGGTGTCGGTCAAGGGCCTGGCCGAGCGAGAAGTCCAGGCGGATCTGGTGTTGTGGCCACTCAGCTTTTCGGTGGCGGCCGACAGCCTGGAAGGCCTGTATGACGCCATCGATCGGGACAGAACCAAGATCATCGCCTTTTTGCTGCTGCACGGCTTTGACCAGTCCGAGTTGAGCTTTTCTGCGCCCACGGTGCAGGACGTCTGGGCCAGCCAGTACGGCGAGCAACGTGCACCCCAGCGCTACCGCGCCGACGCCGTGTTGCTGGTGCGCAGCAACAAGGTGGAAGGGGTAAAAAATACCCAGCCGGCGGTGGCGGGGCTGGTCAGCCAGGGGGTGTTGCTGACCCAGAGTTATGAACACAAGACCCAGTATGTGTTCACCGGCCTCAACGACATCAAACCCGACATGATAGCCGAAGCCACCGCCAATGCCCGGGAAGCGGCACGTCAGTTCGCCGACGACGCCGATGCCGAGGTGGGCGGTATTCGTGCCGCCCAGCAGGGCTACTTTTCCATTACCGATCTCGATGCCTACACTCCCGAGATCAAGCGGGTGCGAGTGGTCACCAGTGTCGACTACCTGCTGGAGTGA
- a CDS encoding extracellular solute-binding protein, which produces MIEEFNGSQDEYVIKPALQGNYAETYQKLQAGMASKTAPEFVLLDSAQAEAMASRGLVRDVRPYLDDDFNFSDFLGAFREQVTYSDGTVYGLPAYGTTQIFYYDRQVLADAGFTEQDLSTWQGVAKVASAVTRRDTDGNTSFYGWEPMWGHNNMIDAAFSNGAQIISDDGKTVLIDSPEWVEVWESFRQWIHEDNIMRIHYGGQGWEYWYKTIDDVMKGRALGYTGSSGDQGDLDFTRLAATMQPGWGSHPAAPQAGAQIFVMPKGTDEQAAQGAFEFMRFYTSAENTARWSMYTGYIPVRASAERVAAYQAYTRDNPQALVPLKQAGIASKDFHDPTNGKILDALNIAADKVQIENIPAEKALKDAARRAQRALDRANRS; this is translated from the coding sequence ATGATCGAGGAATTTAACGGCAGCCAGGACGAATATGTTATCAAGCCGGCCCTGCAGGGAAATTACGCCGAAACGTATCAAAAGCTGCAGGCGGGCATGGCTTCCAAAACCGCTCCCGAATTTGTACTGCTGGACTCGGCCCAGGCCGAAGCCATGGCGTCCCGTGGGCTGGTGCGAGACGTTCGACCCTACCTGGACGATGACTTTAACTTCAGTGACTTTCTTGGCGCCTTTCGAGAGCAGGTGACTTATTCGGATGGCACCGTTTATGGCCTGCCTGCCTACGGCACTACCCAGATTTTTTACTATGACCGCCAGGTCCTGGCCGATGCCGGCTTTACCGAGCAGGACCTGAGCACCTGGCAAGGAGTGGCCAAGGTTGCCAGCGCCGTCACCCGTCGCGATACCGATGGCAACACCAGTTTTTATGGCTGGGAGCCGATGTGGGGTCACAACAACATGATTGATGCGGCTTTTTCCAACGGCGCCCAAATCATCAGCGATGATGGCAAGACGGTGCTGATCGATTCACCCGAATGGGTGGAGGTGTGGGAGAGCTTTCGCCAATGGATACATGAAGACAACATCATGCGTATTCACTACGGCGGCCAGGGCTGGGAGTACTGGTACAAGACCATTGACGATGTGATGAAGGGCCGAGCCCTGGGTTATACCGGCTCTTCCGGCGATCAGGGCGATCTGGACTTCACCAGGCTGGCCGCAACCATGCAGCCGGGGTGGGGCAGTCACCCGGCCGCGCCTCAGGCCGGAGCCCAGATTTTTGTGATGCCCAAGGGCACCGACGAGCAGGCGGCGCAGGGAGCCTTTGAATTTATGCGCTTTTACACCAGTGCCGAGAACACGGCACGCTGGTCCATGTATACCGGTTATATCCCGGTTCGCGCCAGTGCCGAGCGCGTGGCGGCATACCAGGCCTACACCCGCGACAATCCTCAGGCGCTGGTGCCCCTGAAGCAGGCAGGCATTGCCAGCAAGGACTTTCATGATCCCACCAACGGCAAGATTTTGGACGCCCTGAATATCGCGGCCGACAAGGTGCAGATTGAAAATATTCCGGCCGAAAAGGCCCTGAAGGACGCGGCCAGGCGTGCCCAGCGCGCCCTGGACCGCGCCAATCGCTCCTGA
- a CDS encoding HAD family hydrolase → MEIKGLLFDKDGTLLEFHRMWLKVAQGAARDILQQYRDKSRAHPEVSERQLLEAIGIWGERVDNHGLLASNPVEDTAEVWHRLLRLKGGLPDFTRDVKAHFNRQVAENPLLIQPLPGIRDKLARWKQQGFKLGVATADTRDSTLYSLRQAGLLELFDYVGYSDGNISPKPDPALLHGFSRHCGLKAHHIVMFGDTVSDMEFGHNAGARKVGVLTGTATAAELQPHADLVLASVVDFEPEILM, encoded by the coding sequence ATGGAAATTAAAGGTTTGTTGTTCGACAAGGATGGCACCCTGCTCGAGTTTCATCGTATGTGGCTAAAGGTCGCCCAAGGGGCGGCCAGAGATATTCTGCAGCAGTATCGGGACAAGAGTCGTGCTCACCCCGAGGTGTCCGAGCGGCAGCTGCTCGAGGCCATTGGTATTTGGGGGGAGCGCGTAGACAACCATGGCCTGCTGGCCTCGAATCCGGTGGAAGACACCGCCGAGGTGTGGCACCGGCTGCTGCGGCTGAAGGGCGGTTTGCCCGACTTTACTCGGGATGTAAAAGCCCACTTCAACCGGCAGGTAGCGGAAAACCCCCTGTTGATTCAGCCCCTGCCCGGCATCAGGGACAAGCTGGCGCGCTGGAAGCAACAGGGCTTCAAACTGGGAGTGGCGACGGCGGATACTCGGGACTCAACCCTGTACAGCCTGCGCCAGGCCGGATTGCTGGAGCTGTTTGATTATGTCGGTTATTCCGACGGAAACATCTCTCCCAAGCCTGACCCGGCCCTGTTGCACGGCTTCAGTCGCCACTGCGGCCTGAAGGCCCACCATATCGTGATGTTTGGTGATACGGTCTCGGACATGGAGTTTGGCCATAATGCCGGGGCCCGCAAGGTGGGGGTGTTGACCGGCACGGCCACGGCCGCAGAGCTGCAGCCCCATGCCGACCTGGTATTGGCGTCGGTGGTTGATTTCGAGCCCGAAATCCTGATGTAA
- a CDS encoding carbohydrate ABC transporter permease, which produces MKIHFPTVLEKFKVLLFVLPLLLPLLAFWLLPFGSSVYISFTDWDYISPEYNYVGLDNYEYMLTDDDFLQALTNTFVFALGVVIPTVVLGLAFALLLRKEFRGSRYYRAIIFSPWITPTVAVSIVWTWVFESKAGLANLLLNELGFSSIPWFETGAGAMFAVMVVTVWQAVGWTMLFYISALNKIPASLYEASQIDGCSAWTRFTRLTLPLISPTTFFLIIVNMITAVQAFDQFQIMTQGGPSGSTRTLLYLFYQQAFEQYEMGPAAACSVIILLITGVLTLINTMMGKRWVYY; this is translated from the coding sequence ATGAAGATACATTTCCCGACGGTACTGGAAAAATTCAAGGTATTGCTGTTTGTATTACCGCTTTTGTTGCCCTTGCTGGCCTTCTGGCTGCTGCCCTTTGGCTCCAGTGTGTATATCAGTTTTACCGACTGGGATTATATATCCCCTGAGTACAACTATGTCGGTCTCGACAATTACGAATACATGCTGACCGACGATGACTTTCTTCAGGCCCTGACCAATACCTTTGTCTTTGCTCTGGGAGTGGTTATACCCACAGTGGTGTTGGGGCTGGCCTTTGCCCTGTTGCTACGAAAAGAATTCAGGGGCAGCCGGTATTACCGGGCCATTATTTTTTCTCCCTGGATTACCCCTACGGTGGCGGTATCCATTGTCTGGACCTGGGTTTTTGAATCCAAGGCCGGACTGGCCAATCTGTTATTGAACGAGCTGGGCTTTTCTTCAATCCCCTGGTTTGAAACCGGAGCCGGCGCCATGTTTGCAGTCATGGTGGTCACCGTATGGCAGGCTGTCGGCTGGACCATGCTGTTCTATATCAGTGCACTCAACAAGATTCCGGCATCGCTTTATGAGGCCTCGCAAATTGACGGATGCAGTGCCTGGACCCGGTTTACCAGGCTGACTTTGCCACTGATTTCACCGACTACCTTCTTTTTGATTATCGTCAACATGATTACCGCCGTGCAGGCATTTGATCAGTTTCAAATCATGACCCAGGGTGGCCCCAGTGGCAGCACGCGAACCCTGTTGTACCTCTTTTACCAACAGGCCTTTGAGCAATACGAAATGGGGCCCGCCGCCGCCTGCTCGGTCATTATTCTGCTGATCACCGGCGTGCTGACCCTTATCAATACCATGATGGGCAAGCGCTGGGTGTATTACTGA
- a CDS encoding LysR substrate-binding domain-containing protein, translating into MLPPLRALVAFEAVARLHSIGAAARELGVSQAAVSQQLKGLEQFLGCTLFERSQRGVTLTQVARQYLPVVTGSLQHLKLQTQILFGGQQSDVLRIKVNHSIGHSWLLPRLNDFYNRFPFIRLDLTLVDWPSSEPCRDADIEITNGVTEAEHTRTERLFQEHWLMVCSPAFRRQFGKELAEGNISGLPAIQVKGYQEGWLQWLSHNRYAPVLPDVRLEISNSLHGLEAVRQDVGLMLVRSLVAQEWLSEGRVVTALEGSMLSESSHFMITRQHRSAKVSYFCDWMHQQYRYAGSGPEPAEKALIK; encoded by the coding sequence ATGCTTCCCCCATTACGCGCCCTGGTGGCTTTTGAGGCGGTGGCGCGATTGCACTCCATTGGTGCGGCGGCCCGGGAGCTGGGCGTGTCCCAGGCGGCGGTCAGCCAGCAACTCAAGGGCCTGGAACAATTTCTGGGCTGTACCCTGTTTGAACGCAGCCAGCGCGGCGTTACCCTGACCCAGGTGGCCCGGCAATACCTGCCGGTGGTCACCGGTTCGTTGCAGCACCTCAAGCTGCAAACCCAGATCCTGTTTGGCGGGCAGCAGTCCGATGTGCTGCGCATCAAGGTTAACCATTCCATCGGTCACAGCTGGCTGCTTCCCAGGCTGAATGATTTTTATAACCGCTTTCCCTTTATTCGGCTGGATCTAACCCTGGTGGACTGGCCGTCTTCGGAGCCCTGCCGTGATGCGGACATCGAAATCACCAATGGGGTCACCGAAGCCGAGCACACCCGCACCGAACGCCTGTTTCAGGAGCACTGGCTGATGGTGTGCAGCCCGGCGTTCAGGCGGCAATTCGGCAAGGAGCTGGCCGAGGGGAATATCTCCGGCTTACCGGCCATTCAGGTAAAGGGTTATCAGGAAGGCTGGCTACAGTGGCTGAGTCATAACCGTTATGCCCCCGTGCTGCCCGATGTGCGGCTGGAAATCAGCAATTCACTGCATGGCCTTGAAGCGGTCAGGCAGGACGTAGGACTGATGTTGGTGCGCTCGCTGGTGGCACAAGAGTGGTTGTCCGAGGGCAGGGTGGTGACGGCCCTGGAAGGAAGCATGCTGTCCGAGTCAAGCCACTTCATGATTACTCGGCAGCATCGCTCGGCCAAGGTCAGTTATTTTTGCGACTGGATGCATCAGCAATACCGTTACGCGGGGTCCGGGCCTGAACCGGCCGAAAAGGCACTTATCAAATAA